The DNA region CATCGCTGCAATTCATCGCGTCGAACATCCGGTTCCGGTCGTTCACGCTGGAGAGCCGGGCAACCCGCCTTCAGGCCTACGCAAATCTGTACCCCGGCACCTTCTTCGGGAATTGGGCTGCGGCCACCGCGGAGCGCCTCCTTGAGCGCCGTGCCTACTACGGCAACGTTTCCTTCAGCGCATGCCGCGGGGGCAGTGGTATCGTCGTCGGACCGTATGGGTCGGTAACGGGGGGACCCTGCTAGGAGGTCGCAGGGCTCTGAATACAAACAGTCAATACTTGGTGCTGAAGCCTGCACGTCGCCTTGGCGACGTGCAGGCTTCATCTGTACACAGGGAATTCTGAGTGCGATTTTTTCCGCGACGACGCGAACCTGACCATGACTCCGACGACGGAGACGACTACGACGAGGACCGGCGCAGGCTTGCCGGCTTCGTTCGCCGTCGCGAATTCCTCTGGGGCGCCGGGCTACTGGCGGTGGTGGTGCTCGCGTTGGTCGCCTGGGTGGCCACCGGGGCCTTCCAGGCCAAGTCGAATCTGGAACAGGCCCGTAGCAGTGCGCAATCCGCCAAAGATGCGTTGCTGGACGGACAAACCGAGGCCGCGTCGGCGTCCGCCGACGAAGCGCTCGACGCCGCGCAGGCAGCGCGCAATGCCACGCATTCCGTCGCGTGGAACATCGCCGCTGCACTGCCCTGGCTGGGAAGCCCGTTCAAGACCGGCCAGCAGGTCACCGATGTCGTTCTCGGTCTCGCGTCGGACGTTCTCCGGCCGGCAGCCGACGTCGGACTGACCATCTCGCCGGATCGGCTGTATCAGGACGGTCGCGTCGACGTCGAACTTCTGCGCAGCCAGGAACCGCAGCTCAGCGAACTGTCGACCAATGCCAAGCGTCTCAATGACGAGGCTGGCGCCATCTCGGACCCTCGATACATATCGCTGCTGAGCGATGCGCGAACTCAACTGCAAAGCCAGATTTCCGGCATCACCTCCATCATCGAGAACACCGCGCTTGCTGCACGATTGGCGCCATCGATGATGGGAGCGGACGGACCTCGGAGTTATTTCATGGCGTTCCAAACGAACGCGGAGGCACGTGGTACCGGAGGACTGCTCGGCGGATTCGGAATCCTGCGGTTCGACAACGGTGTGGCGAGTGTCGACACCCTGGCGTCAAACTTGGACCTCGAGGAGGCCATCGCGCCGATCGACCTCGGACTCGAGTACGACCAGCAGTACGCGTACGCCGAGCCGTTCACCGACTTCCGCAACAGCAACCTGAGCCCGCACTTCCCCTACGCCGCTGAGATCTGGAAGACAATGTTCGCCGAGCGAACCGGCGAGAACGTGGACGGTGTGATCGGCATCGACCCCGTGGCGTTGAGTTACATCTTGGGTGCCACAGGCCCGGTGACGATGCCCGATCGTGAGGTCGTCTCGCGGGAGAATGTCGTAGAACTGACGGAATCGACTGCCTACCTGAGGTTCCCGGAGGACCAGGTTGCACGTAAACAGTACCTCCAAGACATCGCCAACGCCGTCGTCGACAAGATGACGGGTACCGTTCGCTCGCCTAGGCAACTGCTAGAAGCGCTCGGTAAGGGTGTCAACGAGCGCCGTATCGCTGTCTGGAGCGCCAATCCAGAAGAGCAAGAGATTCTTGAGGAAACCTCGCTGGCCCACGTGCTTCCGGGCGATGACGCTCCATACGCCGGGGTGGTCGTGAACAATCTCGGCGGGAACAAGCTCGACTACTATCTGAGGACAGAAATCGAATACTCTGCAGACGAATGTCGTGGCGAGACAAGGGCATCCACGGTCAACGTACGATTGACGAATACCGTGCCTGACGCTGAACCGCTGCCGGATTATGTGGCCGCTGCTGCGGGTCTATCGCCTGAGTTGCTCATTGAGGTTCCCAGAGGCACGAACATCGCCTCGGTGCGACTCTTTGCGACCAAAGGTGCGGAGTTATCTAGCGCCATTCTGAATGGTGAACGTGTGCCTGCGATCCTAAATACGGAGCGTGGACACCCGGTGTACGAGGTTCAAGTAATCATTCCGCCCGGGCAAGCCGCCGACATTAGCTTCCAGATGTCCGAGCCAACTGTGCCGGGACCGCCCCGAGCTCCGAGTCAGCCGTTGGTCGAGACCGTAGTGCCGAAGATGCAGGTGCCGGAATGTTCAGAATGAATGTCGGGTCACTGGCGTCCAAGACAACCTCGAATAGTGTTTGGACGTACCCCTCGGGGCTCAAGATGCGCGTCTGGACGCAGCGCTCAGCAGTGAAGGGACCGCGTTGAATCTCCACGATTTTGTCAAGCTACTGCGCGCTCGGTGGATCACCGTGTGCGTAACCATCGCAGCAACATTGCTAGGTGCGGTTGCGTTTACGCTCATGACTACACCCCTATATGAGGCATCAACGCGCCTGTTTGTTTCCACAACGGCTGGCGCTTCGCTTGCTGAAACATATCAGGGCAACCGATTTTCACAGGAGCGGGTCGTCTCGTACGCGGAGCTCTTGATGGGGGAGACACTGGCTCAACGAACGGTCGACAAGCTGGGGCTAGACATGAGTGCCAGTGAACTTGCTGCAAATGTCAAGGCCACAGCGAAGCTCGACACCGTCCTGATCAATGTGGCAGTTCTCGATAAGTCCCCAGTACGCGCTCGGGATATTGCAAACACCCTCTCAGACGAGTTCGTAAGCATGGTCCGCGAGTTGGAAACCCCAGAGGGCGGGGACCGGCCAGACTCCCGTGTCGTGGTGGAACAGCGTGCATCCATCCCAAGTAGTCCCGTGCTGCCGAAGGCGGAAACAAATATTGCGGTCGGGCTGATTCTGGGCGTCGTTTTGGGGATCGGCTTTGCGCTCGTTAGAGATCTGCTCGATAACACAATCAAAGAGAAATCACAACTAGAAGAATTGACACAGACAGGGATTGTCGGCGCTGTGCCACTCGACAAAGAACGCCGTAGGCACCCGGCAATAGCCTTTGACTCGGATAACTCGCCTATCGCGGAGGCTTTCCGAAAGATCAGGACGAACCTGCAGTTTCTCGCTGTCGATAATCCGCCGCGTGTAATCGTTGTCACAAGTTCTATGCCCCACGAGGGCAAATCCACATCCGCGATTAACATAGCACTTGCTTTAGCCGAGGCAGAACACAACGTCGTTTTGGTTGACGGTGATATGCGACGCCCTATGTTGCACAATTATTTGGACCTAGTCGGACCGGTCGGGTTTAGCACCGTGCTGAGTGGCGGCGCGCCTCTAGCTCAGGCCCTGCAGAAGACTCGCTTTCCAAATCTTTCTGTATTGACGTCCGGAACTGTGCCACCGAATCCAAGCGAGTTACTCGGGTCGCAAACTGCGAAGAACTTGCTTAGCGAATTGCGCGCAGAATTCGACTACGTCATCGTTGATTCGACGCCGCTGTTGGCAGTAACAGACGCGGCAATTCTGGCAGCAAGTGCAGACGGAGTGATAATCATTGCACGATATGCGCAAACAAGGCGTGAGCAGTTAGGTAATGCGCTGGCCAGCCTCGAAAATGTCGGCGCGCCGTTACTTGGCGCGGTGTTCACTATGGTCCCGACTCGCGGGAACGCTTCTTATGGTTACGGCTACGGTTATTATGGAGAAGAAATTTCAGCGCGAGCACCCAAGAAGGCGCAGGCGGGAAGTCTCGCACGAATATCGAAGGGTGTTATGTCGCCCTATGCGGACAAGAAGGGGAGCAACGGCTAGATTGAGATGGCTGACCTGCGAAAAGACTGCCTGTTCGTTTCATCGGATAATCTCTCTAGATGAAAAGTTACATAAGCGCCTATCGAGAAAAGCGCAGCTGAAACGTGGTAGGCACTCGATACGAATCTAATCGAGTGACGTCATCTTGGGAGATCTGTTTCGCTCGTGCGTCAAGAAAGTAGAGAAGGGATCTCGAATCGGCGGTAGGTAGTCCTTCGGCCGGCGCGCGGCAGGGACCTTGCCTTACGACCCGGGGCCAAATCCACCCTTATACTGGGGCCGATTCACATCGCCATCCGGCGGCAAAGTTCGATCATCGGGCGTATCGCATCCGCGATCTGGGTGCCTACCGCGGCGAAGTAGTCGGGGTCGCGTCCGATTGGATCCGGCACGTCCATCACTTCACTCGTGTCCAACTGCGGCCGCAATGCGGCAAGGTCAGCCACGTCCCTTGGGTCGTAGTCTGCGATCAGCTGGGCAGCTTCGTTGAGCATAAAGGTCCTGTGGAGTTGTCGAGGTGCAAGTTCGAGGACGGCGTCGCGATGCGTTCGGGTCATAGTCACGATCAGGTCGGCTGCCGATGCGATCCGCGGCGTTAGTTGACGTGCGGAAAAGTTCGACGCATTGCCACCGAGGCTCTCCAAGACAATTGCGGCATCGGGATGGATTGGCTGCGAAATCACCGCTCGGGTGCCTGCACTGGATGCGACGAAATCCGGGATTGCGAGCTGCGTCGCGCTCATTTCGGCAAGCCGCTCGGCCGTCGGTGAGCGGCAGATGTTTCCCGTACATACAAAGAGGACGTGCAGGTTGGCTCCTAGGTGTTGACGGTTTCACGACACTTGGGTGCGCCCAGCGTCCGCGGTCACTCTGTGCCGCCCGTGCGACGCACGGCGTAAATCGAGTTCGGACGTGACCGCCGCGATGTCACTCTAACGCTGCGACAACGTTGTTCGCTCTCTCCTCGGGTATGTAGAACGTATTTTTGTCACCGAGCTGGTCGATCTTCATCCGTCTGCCCTTGTAAGCAGCACGCCGGTAATCCTCTGCAAAAAGGACTTCCTCGTGGGGGTTGCCGGGCCCGTTCTCGAGCAAGAAAATCGGCCGATAATATCGGATGGTCTGAAGGCCACCCCGCAATACAGCGGTCTCAAATCCCTGGACATCAATCTTGACCAAGTCAGGCCGAGTTTCGACTTCGTCCCAAACTCGCACTTCGCAACGAACTTTTTCGATCTTCAAATGCCGGTCGTTGAAGCCGTATATACGGTCGGAATTCAGCCAATCGTGGGCTGAATCCCAGTCGAACGAAGCCAGTCCATCGAACATGAATCCACGGTAGTACGGGACGTAAAGGTCGAAATGGCCGTTCTCCGACCCGAGACCGAAGGGCTTGATTGTGACCTCTGGATCGTCGGCATATTCGCTGGCAAGCCACTGCGCAAAGACGGGGTTGGGCTCAAATGAAAAAATAGGAGCTGTTTTGTCATATAGCCTGAATGATGCGACGGTTTGGCCTCGATTCCCGCCGACGTCCAAAAATTGACGTCCGTGCCTAAGTGGGAGGTGTTCGAATGCCCGGTAACACGGGTCAGACGGCATATGCCCAACTTCACGCAGTTTTCGCTGCCCCCAAGCTTTTACGCCGAGTAGGGGTGCTGCATAGGTTTGGGCGGTTCTAAGTGCCTTCTTGAACCCCAAAGAATCCTCCCCGATTGCAATCAGGAACTTGTCATCGCCCAACCTATCACCATTCGATGCGCTCCAACACTGGCGATTGCGCCGAAGGCTTGTGAAAACTCACATATATTTCGTGACGCGTGGTTGGATCGACGGCCAACGAGGTAGTCGCGCCTATTGAGTGTCGCGTCCTGAAGGTGACTAAATGGGTCTGCTCACGCAGGGGGAGGTGGGAGAGGTTGTAGGTTCGCGTGGTGAAGCAGCCAAGCTGACGCTATTACCATTGGTGCGCTATAGTGCGCCGGTGCCGGCGACCCAACAGACGAGGGCACTGATAGATGCGGCTTTGCATCGGTCCCAAAATCTATGCGTGTCGAAAGGGATGTGTCACGGGGCGGGCCAAAGTGGCTCGGGGCAAATCCATGTGCTCACGGCGGCGCAATATGGTGCACGTGGGATCGGAGCAATAATTGCTTGTCCCCCATGTCAGAAGTTCAACTCTTGCAGAGTCGGGGCGTCGGGTATTTTGCAATGAACCGTCGGGTCGTCGAGCTGGCTGCTGATCAGGCAGTTTCTAGTCTTACGACATTCGCCCTATCGATCTATGCCGCCCGAGAAGCGACGGTCGATGACTTCGGTGTGTTCGCAGTGGCGTATGCGCTGTTCTGGGCACTGATGGGAACCACGCGAGCATTCGTCGGCGAAGTCAGTCTGATTATTGGTACTGAGAAGCTGGACGCCACCGGCCAGTGGCGGTCCTTCAGTGCCACGACGTCTCTTGTTGCGGGTACCTTTTCGGCTGCTGTGTTGTTCCTTGGCTGCCTGCTCATCGGATCGCCGGATGCGCTTGCTATCGGTTGGACCTTCGCCGTGGCCGCGCCTATTGCGTTTCTCGGAGATGGTCTTCGCTACGTGGCTTTCACCGATGATGCGCCAGGCGACGCATTGAAGCTGGACGCGGTTTGGCTGGTTGGGGCGCTGCTCGGGCCACCGCTGATCGGCCTGACAGGGCTCCCGTCGATCCCAGCGGCGATTCTTGGCTGGGGCCTTGGTGCTGCTCTTGGCACTGGCCTTATGTTCAAATTACGGCCCTGCTGGAGGATGAGGCTGAAGGGGTGCCTGAGGTGGGTCGCCGATCGTCGGCTCGTGGGAATCCAATATGCAGCGGACTTCCTGGCCAACAACGGTATCGGTCAAGCAGTTACAGCACTAGTCCCGCTGGTCTCGAGTCTGGCCGTCGCGGGCGCACTCCGCGCCGGCGGCATC from Mycobacterium sp. SMC-4 includes:
- a CDS encoding DUF4012 domain-containing protein — its product is MVVLALVAWVATGAFQAKSNLEQARSSAQSAKDALLDGQTEAASASADEALDAAQAARNATHSVAWNIAAALPWLGSPFKTGQQVTDVVLGLASDVLRPAADVGLTISPDRLYQDGRVDVELLRSQEPQLSELSTNAKRLNDEAGAISDPRYISLLSDARTQLQSQISGITSIIENTALAARLAPSMMGADGPRSYFMAFQTNAEARGTGGLLGGFGILRFDNGVASVDTLASNLDLEEAIAPIDLGLEYDQQYAYAEPFTDFRNSNLSPHFPYAAEIWKTMFAERTGENVDGVIGIDPVALSYILGATGPVTMPDREVVSRENVVELTESTAYLRFPEDQVARKQYLQDIANAVVDKMTGTVRSPRQLLEALGKGVNERRIAVWSANPEEQEILEETSLAHVLPGDDAPYAGVVVNNLGGNKLDYYLRTEIEYSADECRGETRASTVNVRLTNTVPDAEPLPDYVAAAAGLSPELLIEVPRGTNIASVRLFATKGAELSSAILNGERVPAILNTERGHPVYEVQVIIPPGQAADISFQMSEPTVPGPPRAPSQPLVETVVPKMQVPECSE
- a CDS encoding polysaccharide biosynthesis tyrosine autokinase encodes the protein MNLHDFVKLLRARWITVCVTIAATLLGAVAFTLMTTPLYEASTRLFVSTTAGASLAETYQGNRFSQERVVSYAELLMGETLAQRTVDKLGLDMSASELAANVKATAKLDTVLINVAVLDKSPVRARDIANTLSDEFVSMVRELETPEGGDRPDSRVVVEQRASIPSSPVLPKAETNIAVGLILGVVLGIGFALVRDLLDNTIKEKSQLEELTQTGIVGAVPLDKERRRHPAIAFDSDNSPIAEAFRKIRTNLQFLAVDNPPRVIVVTSSMPHEGKSTSAINIALALAEAEHNVVLVDGDMRRPMLHNYLDLVGPVGFSTVLSGGAPLAQALQKTRFPNLSVLTSGTVPPNPSELLGSQTAKNLLSELRAEFDYVIVDSTPLLAVTDAAILAASADGVIIIARYAQTRREQLGNALASLENVGAPLLGAVFTMVPTRGNASYGYGYGYYGEEISARAPKKAQAGSLARISKGVMSPYADKKGSNG
- a CDS encoding protein-tyrosine-phosphatase, encoding MSATQLAIPDFVASSAGTRAVISQPIHPDAAIVLESLGGNASNFSARQLTPRIASAADLIVTMTRTHRDAVLELAPRQLHRTFMLNEAAQLIADYDPRDVADLAALRPQLDTSEVMDVPDPIGRDPDYFAAVGTQIADAIRPMIELCRRMAM
- a CDS encoding FkbM family methyltransferase — encoded protein: MGDDKFLIAIGEDSLGFKKALRTAQTYAAPLLGVKAWGQRKLREVGHMPSDPCYRAFEHLPLRHGRQFLDVGGNRGQTVASFRLYDKTAPIFSFEPNPVFAQWLASEYADDPEVTIKPFGLGSENGHFDLYVPYYRGFMFDGLASFDWDSAHDWLNSDRIYGFNDRHLKIEKVRCEVRVWDEVETRPDLVKIDVQGFETAVLRGGLQTIRYYRPIFLLENGPGNPHEEVLFAEDYRRAAYKGRRMKIDQLGDKNTFYIPEERANNVVAALE